From Virgibacillus ihumii, the proteins below share one genomic window:
- a CDS encoding ABC transporter permease translates to MTFFNHIILFLQNDLKKLKRKWISLPLLLLFPIIIVALCAVIAVSIFSPNEKDPIQVGLVDLDQSKETKMVINLIEESSQLGNYIQIKGLTKQLAKRKTNNVLSAYITFPEGFTEDLYNGTPVTLYVTGNPNKRTNSYMVKELLDSIARHIRTSQANILAINHYAKQLPISESDREDMLFQQFTNFLMYTIGKDKIIDEEQLINAATSSPLHYYLLSGWFIIVTIWLLSFYSFFTREDEERMKRRMALYGVTTLVQLISKMITVFMMTAVLAAAALYICVPLMNITLYGEDMLRISIITGLYSITFLTSLAMIEKLLTWQKVRVLMQVLFTLVLLLASGAILPTLYFPLYIQNLLPYVFASETFYWLQEILLNNRLYADFIPLSLMAAVAVFLFFGLSILKERGMR, encoded by the coding sequence ATGACGTTTTTCAACCATATCATCCTTTTTTTACAAAATGATTTAAAGAAATTGAAGAGGAAGTGGATCTCACTTCCTCTTCTTTTACTGTTTCCAATCATAATTGTAGCATTATGTGCGGTAATTGCCGTTTCCATTTTTTCACCCAATGAAAAGGATCCGATTCAAGTAGGACTCGTTGATCTCGATCAGTCAAAAGAGACAAAGATGGTTATTAATCTGATTGAAGAATCCTCACAATTAGGTAATTACATACAAATTAAAGGCCTTACCAAGCAACTGGCGAAGCGTAAAACAAACAATGTACTGAGCGCTTATATCACGTTTCCGGAAGGTTTTACAGAAGACTTATACAATGGTACACCTGTTACGCTTTATGTTACAGGAAATCCGAACAAACGGACCAATAGCTATATGGTTAAAGAACTGCTCGACAGCATTGCCAGACATATTCGGACGTCACAGGCAAATATCCTGGCGATTAATCATTATGCCAAGCAATTACCCATAAGTGAATCGGATCGTGAAGATATGCTGTTTCAACAGTTCACTAATTTTCTGATGTATACAATCGGAAAAGATAAAATTATCGACGAGGAACAATTAATCAACGCTGCAACAAGTTCCCCTCTCCACTATTATTTACTTTCCGGGTGGTTTATTATTGTTACCATTTGGCTGTTATCCTTTTATTCATTTTTCACACGGGAAGATGAAGAACGTATGAAACGACGGATGGCTTTATATGGTGTCACAACACTTGTTCAATTGATTTCCAAAATGATTACGGTCTTTATGATGACAGCCGTCTTAGCTGCAGCGGCTCTGTATATATGTGTTCCCCTAATGAACATAACGCTTTATGGTGAAGACATGCTCCGAATAAGTATTATTACGGGATTATACAGCATAACGTTTCTGACATCACTTGCAATGATAGAAAAATTACTCACCTGGCAAAAGGTTCGCGTGCTGATGCAGGTCTTATTCACATTGGTGCTGCTGCTTGCAAGTGGGGCAATACTGCCGACTCTGTATTTTCCACTGTATATACAAAATTTGCTTCCATATGTCTTTGCAAGTGAGACCTTTTACTGGTTGCAGGAAATTCTTTTAAATAACAGATTGTATGCTGATTTTATACCATTATCACTGATGGCCGCAGTCGCAGTCTTCCTTTTCTTTGGATTGTCAATCTTGAAGGAGCGTGGTATGAGGTGA
- a CDS encoding ABC transporter permease, protein MKSIIETRIIHWKKQGFSLVFWLLFPIIATWVIIAGTNSLANDSKIPVGIVLEEQSDASLELVEEVKSAPLVRTAILSEDEALYKLRKHDLDSVFIIHEGFQEKVLQNERNKLITGYQSDLSFAFTPVKEMILSYVQQETGRAKAAFVVQQLESKYNGNKNWPAEDIIEKSKEIQQEENLLTTSFSFSDPSMETGENRSLFSIWGIWGLLSILSALFIFDWVIKEKNAKAAVRFAFTRTPLKSYLMQNFILYVILFLIVDVAAVVSFYLLFGEWISILNLIIFRIWISMGAFLLAQLFSNTYVYYMASFGLILITGICSGAILPSGIISNWTWFEQLNPLRPLIKGEFISLWTIMIIVIFTVWLLRKEKSDASYM, encoded by the coding sequence GTGAAAAGCATAATCGAAACACGTATCATCCATTGGAAAAAGCAAGGCTTCAGCCTCGTTTTCTGGCTTTTGTTTCCGATAATCGCAACATGGGTAATTATTGCTGGAACAAATTCGCTTGCAAATGACTCGAAAATTCCAGTTGGCATTGTATTGGAAGAACAATCAGACGCTTCATTGGAGCTTGTTGAGGAAGTAAAGTCCGCTCCATTAGTCCGTACAGCTATCCTCTCTGAAGATGAAGCACTTTACAAACTGCGTAAACACGATCTTGACAGTGTTTTCATTATCCATGAAGGCTTTCAGGAAAAAGTCTTACAGAATGAGCGTAATAAGCTGATAACAGGTTATCAATCAGATTTATCCTTTGCATTCACGCCAGTTAAAGAAATGATTTTATCCTATGTTCAACAGGAAACCGGCAGGGCAAAAGCAGCATTTGTCGTACAGCAGCTGGAAAGCAAATACAACGGTAATAAAAATTGGCCTGCTGAAGACATCATCGAAAAAAGCAAAGAAATCCAACAGGAAGAAAATCTGCTTACGACCTCGTTTTCGTTTAGTGATCCATCCATGGAAACCGGAGAAAACCGGTCATTATTTTCAATCTGGGGAATTTGGGGTCTATTAAGTATCTTATCAGCTTTATTTATTTTTGACTGGGTAATCAAAGAAAAGAATGCGAAAGCGGCTGTCCGATTTGCATTCACACGTACACCATTAAAGTCCTATTTAATGCAGAATTTTATACTGTATGTGATATTATTTTTGATTGTTGATGTTGCAGCTGTTGTCTCTTTCTATTTATTGTTTGGAGAGTGGATCAGCATTCTTAATCTGATAATATTCCGAATATGGATAAGCATGGGAGCATTTTTGCTTGCGCAGCTGTTTTCAAATACGTATGTATACTACATGGCATCATTCGGCTTAATTCTTATTACAGGAATTTGCAGTGGAGCAATATTACCATCAGGAATCATTTCAAATTGGACATGGTTTGAACAGCTAAATCCACTCCGTCCACTAATCAAAGGTGAATTTATCAGTTTATGGACGATTATGATCATTGTGATTTTCACCGTTTGGTTATTAAGAAAGGAGAAAAGCGATGCTTCGTATATGTAA
- a CDS encoding ABC transporter ATP-binding protein: MLRICKLSKSYGKKQILDSISFTVEPGEIIGLVGENGAGKSTMLHVLATLTKADSGNISLQDLTYGKDKKQIRKQIGFVAQDIALWDDFTVKENMIFFEKISWGHKNIDELRELCLEMNLEKWDEPVKTLSGGMKRKLNLAVSLIHDPALLLLDEPTVGIDLKSRKEIGTYLSKQAKQSGKMIVYTSHDMDEIESLCDKIYCIGKDPFYSDVLKEAGNNPIIL, from the coding sequence ATGCTTCGTATATGTAAATTATCAAAATCCTATGGTAAGAAACAAATACTTGACTCCATTTCATTCACCGTAGAGCCCGGGGAAATCATTGGTCTGGTCGGGGAAAATGGCGCCGGCAAATCTACCATGCTGCATGTGCTGGCGACTTTAACCAAGGCAGATTCCGGCAACATTTCATTACAGGATTTAACATACGGCAAAGATAAGAAGCAAATCCGCAAGCAAATTGGATTCGTTGCACAGGATATTGCATTATGGGATGATTTTACCGTCAAAGAGAATATGATTTTTTTCGAAAAAATTTCATGGGGACATAAAAACATAGATGAGTTGCGGGAGTTATGCCTTGAAATGAATCTGGAAAAATGGGATGAACCGGTCAAGACGCTATCGGGCGGCATGAAACGAAAGTTAAATTTGGCAGTAAGTCTGATCCACGATCCGGCGCTTTTGCTTCTTGATGAGCCAACGGTTGGAATTGATTTGAAATCCCGGAAAGAAATTGGAACCTACCTCAGTAAACAAGCAAAGCAATCTGGAAAAATGATTGTCTATACCTCCCATGACATGGATGAAATTGAAAGCCTGTGTGATAAAATTTATTGCATTGGCAAAGACCCTTTTTACTCTGACGTCCTGAAAGAGGCGGGAAATAATCCGATAATACTTTAG
- a CDS encoding M42 family metallopeptidase, whose protein sequence is MAKLDEMNTMLKDLTDAKGIPGNEKEPREVMEKYITPYADKVYMDNLGSLIAEKTGNADGPKIMVAGHLDEVGFMVTRIDKNGFIYFQTVGGWWSQVMLAQRVTIMSKKGDVTGVIGSKPPHVLSAEARKKPVEIKDMFIDIGASSQEEAKEFGVRPGDSIVPYFEFTQLKNEKMLLAKAWDNRIGCAIAIEVLKQLKGEEHPNTVYGVGTIQEEVGLRGAKTSTHAIKPDIGFAVDVGIAGDTPGISDKDADSELGKGPQIILYDASMVSHKGVREFVVDTAEENNIPFQYASMAGGGTDSGSIHLTANGVPALSITVASRYIHTHAAILHRDDFENAVKLIVETIKKLDNDKVKEIVMA, encoded by the coding sequence ATGGCAAAATTGGATGAAATGAACACAATGTTAAAAGACCTTACAGATGCGAAAGGAATTCCCGGTAACGAAAAAGAACCAAGAGAAGTGATGGAAAAATACATTACTCCTTATGCAGACAAAGTCTATATGGACAACCTGGGAAGTTTAATTGCTGAGAAAACAGGTAACGCTGATGGCCCGAAGATAATGGTGGCAGGGCATTTAGATGAAGTAGGGTTTATGGTTACCCGTATCGATAAGAATGGGTTTATTTATTTTCAGACTGTCGGCGGATGGTGGAGCCAGGTGATGCTCGCCCAACGGGTAACCATTATGTCCAAAAAAGGGGATGTTACGGGTGTAATCGGTTCCAAACCACCGCATGTCCTGTCTGCTGAAGCGCGGAAGAAACCGGTTGAAATTAAGGATATGTTTATTGATATTGGTGCTTCCAGCCAGGAAGAGGCGAAAGAATTTGGCGTTCGTCCAGGCGATTCAATAGTGCCTTATTTCGAGTTTACGCAACTGAAAAATGAGAAAATGCTTCTTGCAAAGGCCTGGGATAACCGAATCGGCTGTGCAATTGCAATTGAAGTTTTAAAACAATTGAAAGGTGAGGAACATCCTAACACCGTTTATGGTGTAGGTACCATTCAGGAGGAAGTTGGCCTGCGTGGTGCTAAAACATCTACACATGCGATTAAACCGGATATCGGTTTTGCGGTTGATGTTGGTATTGCAGGGGACACCCCTGGTATTTCCGATAAAGATGCGGACAGTGAACTTGGTAAAGGTCCACAAATAATTCTTTACGATGCGTCCATGGTTTCGCATAAAGGTGTCCGGGAATTTGTTGTGGATACAGCTGAAGAGAACAATATTCCTTTTCAATATGCTTCCATGGCTGGTGGAGGTACCGATTCCGGTTCCATCCATTTGACTGCAAACGGTGTTCCTGCTCTATCCATAACAGTAGCGTCACGTTATATTCATACACATGCAGCAATTTTGCATCGTGACGATTTTGAAAATGCAGTGAAACTTATCGTGGAGACGATTAAGAAACTGGATAATGATAAGGTGAAAGAAATTGTAATGGCATAA
- a CDS encoding dUTP diphosphatase, with product MNWSELYSMQRKLDNYIEAQHDLSGRDIFKEKSLALLVELGELANETRCFKFWSTKSRNDKSVILEEYVDGVHFLLSLGLEKGFEYRGGNNLAACAANETDQFNRVFSASIEFREYPTEVNYKALFEYFVQLGELLGFEEKAIQKAYLEKNEINYERQDQGY from the coding sequence ATGAACTGGTCAGAGTTGTACAGTATGCAAAGGAAATTGGATAACTATATCGAAGCACAACACGATTTATCGGGCAGGGATATTTTTAAAGAAAAGTCTCTGGCACTTTTGGTGGAACTTGGTGAATTGGCCAATGAGACAAGATGTTTCAAGTTTTGGAGTACAAAATCCAGAAATGACAAATCTGTAATTTTGGAAGAGTATGTGGATGGGGTTCATTTTCTGTTATCACTTGGTCTTGAGAAAGGGTTTGAATATCGAGGCGGAAATAACCTTGCTGCATGCGCCGCGAATGAAACAGACCAGTTTAACCGGGTATTCAGTGCAAGTATTGAATTCCGGGAATACCCAACTGAGGTCAATTATAAAGCACTTTTTGAATACTTTGTTCAGTTGGGGGAATTACTAGGTTTTGAAGAAAAAGCAATTCAGAAAGCTTACCTGGAAAAGAATGAAATAAACTATGAGCGGCAGGATCAAGGTTATTAA
- a CDS encoding sigma-w pathway protein ysdB yields MIVILFRFLILIALALILYTIYKYYRNPVRKLHIAKDNEQFYMLDESANSKKNIQLVYKGCLFEGEKYLGAAESSFEVVNISVFANEPAELRGITRDDLYFIEKELLIRYPYAKVEWKHPINKLMITAID; encoded by the coding sequence ATGATTGTCATTTTATTTCGGTTTCTTATTTTAATTGCCCTGGCGCTTATTTTATATACTATCTACAAATATTACCGTAACCCAGTGCGGAAGCTCCATATAGCAAAAGATAACGAACAATTTTACATGCTTGATGAGTCAGCAAACAGCAAAAAAAATATCCAGCTGGTTTATAAAGGATGCCTATTTGAAGGTGAAAAATATCTTGGTGCTGCTGAGAGTTCTTTTGAAGTGGTAAATATTAGTGTTTTTGCAAACGAGCCCGCGGAGCTTAGAGGAATAACACGGGATGATTTATATTTCATTGAAAAGGAATTGCTGATACGATATCCTTACGCAAAAGTTGAATGGAAGCATCCAATCAATAAATTAATGATTACTGCAATAGACTAA
- a CDS encoding TVP38/TMEM64 family protein, which translates to MDLFGNYLLAIVETGGFFAPLLFIICHLFRPLFFLPVVLICISGGVLFGTIAGTVYSVVGITLSSIIFYGVIRWMPGTTNKLLHLKQKIIGSNSKLTTSQIALMRLIPFIHFHLLSLCLIEISAGFKEYMKSSLLSNIPLALVYTSIGKWISSLSPLHVLVLLAVLLPIIYLLRRKEIIIKWNDFFQVST; encoded by the coding sequence ATGGACCTGTTTGGCAATTATTTATTGGCGATTGTTGAAACTGGTGGTTTTTTTGCACCACTTTTGTTCATCATCTGTCATTTATTTAGGCCTTTATTTTTTCTTCCGGTTGTTTTAATCTGTATTTCCGGCGGTGTTCTTTTTGGGACAATTGCCGGAACCGTGTATTCCGTTGTTGGGATTACATTATCAAGCATTATTTTTTATGGTGTCATTCGCTGGATGCCAGGAACTACTAACAAACTGTTGCATCTGAAACAAAAAATTATAGGCAGCAATTCCAAGCTAACTACATCACAAATTGCTCTCATGCGGCTAATTCCTTTCATACACTTCCATCTTTTATCATTATGTCTGATTGAGATATCAGCAGGTTTTAAAGAATATATGAAATCATCTCTGCTCTCAAACATTCCATTAGCCTTGGTATACACATCGATTGGTAAATGGATTTCCAGTCTTTCACCACTACATGTCCTCGTTTTATTGGCTGTTTTACTTCCAATTATCTACTTATTGCGTCGAAAGGAAATTATTATTAAATGGAATGATTTTTTTCAGGTCAGTACATGA
- a CDS encoding DUF1294 domain-containing protein, whose product MIDFSFWIYLTVINVLAYILMGMDKQKARKHKQRISERTFWIIGLLGGSAGAFAGMRKFRHKTKHYTFAIGMPLLILIHILLFAWILIRMS is encoded by the coding sequence ATGATCGATTTCAGTTTTTGGATATATCTTACAGTTATTAATGTCCTTGCTTATATATTAATGGGGATGGATAAACAAAAAGCCAGAAAGCATAAACAGCGTATATCGGAGCGGACATTTTGGATTATCGGTTTGCTTGGAGGATCTGCAGGAGCATTTGCCGGGATGAGAAAGTTCCGCCATAAGACGAAGCATTATACATTTGCAATAGGTATGCCATTACTCATATTAATCCATATCCTATTATTTGCCTGGATTCTGATTCGGATGTCATAA